One region of Chloroflexota bacterium genomic DNA includes:
- the rnc gene encoding ribonuclease III gives MNQLERHLGLEFKDKGLLEQALTHRSYVNENPDWPYPDNERLEYLGDALLNFLTADYLWQRFPEYGEGELTALRSSLVQTSTLANLAVQLGVGEYLHLGHGEEATGGRERPTILCAAFEAIVGAIYLDQGLEMTRHVLWPHLHSLIGDLLSAEAYKDAKTQLQELVQATLHLTPTYRTLHEVGPDHAKQFTVAVYVGDEQWGVGLGSSKAAAEQAAARVALARATEFGRKERRQPSCI, from the coding sequence ATGAACCAACTTGAACGCCACCTGGGACTCGAATTCAAAGACAAAGGTCTATTGGAGCAGGCCCTGACCCATCGTTCTTATGTCAATGAGAATCCTGACTGGCCCTACCCCGACAACGAGCGGTTGGAATACTTGGGCGATGCGCTGCTCAACTTCCTCACCGCCGATTACCTCTGGCAGCGCTTCCCAGAATACGGCGAGGGAGAACTCACCGCCCTGCGCTCCTCGCTGGTGCAGACTTCCACCCTGGCGAATTTGGCAGTGCAGTTGGGGGTGGGCGAATACCTGCACCTCGGTCACGGCGAGGAGGCTACTGGCGGGCGAGAACGACCTACCATCCTTTGCGCCGCTTTCGAGGCCATTGTCGGCGCTATCTACCTAGACCAAGGGCTGGAAATGACGCGCCATGTCCTCTGGCCGCATCTGCACTCTTTGATTGGCGACCTGTTGAGTGCCGAAGCCTATAAAGATGCCAAAACACAATTGCAGGAACTCGTGCAGGCAACCCTACACCTCACGCCCACCTATCGCACCCTCCACGAGGTAGGTCCAGACCATGCAAAGCAATTCACCGTGGCCGTTTATGTGGGCGATGAACAGTGGGGCGTAGGACTGGGCTCCAGCAAGGCAGCAGCCGAGCAGGCCGCGGCCCGGGTTGCCCTTGCACGCGCCACAGAATTCGGACGGAAGGAACGCCGCCAACCATCATGCATCTGA
- a CDS encoding ROK family protein: MESLIIGVDLGATRIRAALVTPEGEIRQTASRLTLAQEGPEAVWGRIRAAIAEVFPAQNPEAVLGIGVGAPGPLDPWRGVAIAPVNLPGWHNVPLRDMIADAFGRPTFVNNDANVAALGEHRFGAGRGVHHLIYMTISTGIGGGIIIDDQLLLGIHGLAGEIGHMTVEPNGPRCACGNIGCLEALAAGPAIAAWVRGEIQKGAHSAVLDMVRDPSTITAEIVSQAAQEGDELCRQALHRAGFYIGVHLVNLVHCFDPELIILGGGVTRAGELLFAPIRATVAERVMPSFGQVRIVPAALGEHVGTLGAAALVLSSIQPQAPRAYEPT, from the coding sequence ATGGAATCACTCATTATCGGCGTGGACCTGGGAGCCACGCGCATCCGCGCCGCCCTGGTAACACCAGAGGGCGAAATCCGCCAGACCGCCTCGCGGCTGACGTTGGCTCAAGAGGGGCCGGAGGCCGTTTGGGGGCGCATCCGCGCTGCCATCGCGGAAGTATTCCCGGCGCAGAACCCGGAGGCCGTGCTGGGCATCGGCGTAGGCGCGCCAGGGCCCCTCGACCCCTGGCGCGGCGTGGCCATAGCGCCGGTGAACCTGCCTGGCTGGCACAATGTGCCCCTGCGCGATATGATTGCAGACGCCTTCGGCCGGCCGACCTTCGTGAACAATGACGCCAATGTCGCCGCTCTAGGAGAGCACCGCTTCGGCGCGGGGCGGGGTGTGCATCACCTGATCTATATGACCATTAGCACCGGCATCGGCGGCGGCATCATCATAGACGACCAATTACTGCTCGGCATCCATGGCCTGGCCGGGGAAATCGGGCATATGACCGTCGAGCCCAATGGCCCGCGCTGTGCCTGTGGGAACATCGGCTGTCTGGAGGCATTGGCAGCGGGCCCTGCGATTGCGGCCTGGGTGCGGGGTGAAATCCAGAAAGGGGCGCACTCCGCAGTTTTGGATATGGTCCGAGATCCATCAACTATCACTGCCGAAATAGTAAGCCAGGCCGCGCAGGAGGGCGACGAACTCTGTCGGCAAGCGCTGCACCGTGCCGGCTTCTACATCGGGGTGCACCTCGTCAACCTGGTGCACTGCTTTGACCCGGAACTCATCATCCTGGGAGGAGGAGTAACTAGGGCCGGGGAACTCCTGTTCGCGCCCATCCGGGCCACCGTCGCCGAGCGGGTGATGCCCTCCTTTGGCCAGGTGCGCATCGTCCCCGCTGCCCTGGGTGAGCACGTGGGGACGTTAGGCGCAGCAGCACTGGTACTTTCCTCCATCCAACCGCAAGCACCGAGAGCCTATGAACCAACTTGA
- a CDS encoding ABC transporter permease — protein MTNILLIAELTFHEVRRRKIMWAALLLGAAFLLLYGLGFHFIYRELKRELASRPQFLPDWVNLLLMMALYAVNFLIVVMTVLTSVDTISGEIASNTIQAIAVKPIRRAEILLGKWLGFAGMLVLYTAFMIGGVLLATYLESGHLPPHPLEGSLFMILEGLVLLTLSLLGGTFLSTLANGVLVFGLFSVAFIGGWVEQFGSILHNETAVNIGIVASLIMPSEAVWKRAAYLMQPPIFREFSMTPFSVTSPPSTAMMIYVVGYTLVALVLALRVFEKRDL, from the coding sequence ATGACCAACATCCTCTTGATCGCCGAACTCACCTTTCACGAGGTCCGCCGACGCAAGATTATGTGGGCGGCCTTGCTGCTGGGAGCAGCCTTCTTGTTGCTTTACGGTCTTGGGTTCCACTTCATCTACCGGGAATTAAAGAGGGAACTTGCCAGTAGGCCCCAGTTCCTCCCCGATTGGGTCAATCTTCTGCTCATGATGGCCCTCTATGCCGTCAATTTCCTCATCGTGGTGATGACGGTGCTCACTTCGGTGGATACCATCTCCGGGGAGATCGCCTCCAACACGATACAGGCCATCGCTGTGAAGCCCATTCGCCGAGCGGAAATCCTCCTGGGCAAATGGCTGGGCTTCGCCGGAATGCTCGTCCTCTACACGGCATTCATGATTGGCGGCGTCCTCCTTGCCACCTACTTGGAATCAGGACACCTTCCCCCTCATCCCTTGGAAGGCAGTCTCTTCATGATCCTGGAAGGACTGGTGCTCCTCACCCTCTCCCTCCTCGGTGGCACTTTCCTCTCCACGCTGGCCAACGGCGTATTGGTCTTCGGGCTCTTCAGCGTGGCCTTCATCGGCGGCTGGGTGGAGCAATTCGGGAGCATCTTGCACAACGAAACGGCAGTGAACATCGGCATCGTCGCCAGCCTCATCATGCCCTCCGAGGCGGTGTGGAAACGGGCCGCTTATCTGATGCAACCCCCGATTTTCCGGGAGTTCAGTATGACCCCCTTCAGCGTTACCTCTCCGCCCAGCACCGCGATGATGATCTATGTGGTAGGTTACACGCTGGTCGCCCTGGTCCTCGCCCTGCGCGTTTTCGAGAAGCGCGATTTGTAG
- a CDS encoding ABC transporter ATP-binding protein: MTSTSAIETSSLRKEYGTKVAVADLTVRVERGEIFGFLGPNGAGKTTSIKMLLGLTAPTSGTARILGCPFTDRSIQRKIGFLPEHFRFYDWLTARELLIYHGRLLGMGQDECERQAPALLDLVGLSRYSDARLRTFSKGMLQRIGLAQALLNEPELVFLDEPTSGLDPLGRRLVRDIIRDLRSQGTTVFLNSHLLSEVEITCDRVAFIKEGVVVRTAELQRLVEGQTTVEMRVGGVTPTLLEGLKQWGTEIRADGAHVHLVVDDEEVLPAIAAWVIEQGARLYTLEPKRLSLEDLFLEIVGTTGEPG, translated from the coding sequence ATGACTTCGACATCAGCCATTGAGACCAGTAGTCTGCGGAAGGAATACGGCACAAAAGTCGCCGTCGCGGACCTGACCGTGCGCGTCGAGCGGGGCGAGATCTTCGGTTTTCTCGGCCCCAACGGCGCGGGCAAGACCACTTCCATCAAAATGCTCCTTGGGCTCACGGCGCCCACCTCCGGCACCGCGCGGATTCTGGGCTGTCCGTTCACTGACCGCTCCATCCAGCGAAAGATCGGCTTTCTCCCCGAGCACTTCCGCTTCTACGATTGGCTCACCGCCCGCGAACTGCTCATCTATCACGGCAGGCTCCTGGGAATGGGGCAGGACGAATGCGAGCGCCAAGCGCCTGCACTCCTTGATCTAGTCGGCTTGAGCCGCTACAGCGATGCGCGCCTCCGGACCTTCTCCAAGGGGATGCTGCAGCGGATTGGGCTGGCGCAAGCGCTCCTCAACGAGCCAGAACTGGTCTTCCTCGATGAGCCCACCTCTGGCCTGGACCCGCTGGGGCGCCGACTGGTGCGCGACATCATCCGCGACCTGCGCTCTCAAGGGACTACCGTGTTCCTGAACTCCCACCTTCTGAGCGAAGTGGAAATCACGTGCGACCGTGTGGCGTTTATAAAAGAAGGTGTGGTCGTGCGCACGGCTGAACTCCAGCGCCTGGTAGAGGGTCAAACTACTGTGGAGATGCGCGTGGGCGGCGTCACCCCTACCCTGCTGGAGGGATTGAAGCAGTGGGGCACAGAGATACGAGCCGATGGGGCACACGTGCACTTGGTAGTGGACGACGAAGAGGTTCTGCCCGCCATTGCCGCTTGGGTCATCGAGCAGGGTGCCCGATTGTACACGCTGGAACCAAAGCGGCTTTCGCTGGAAGATCTTTTTCTGGAAATCGTCGGCACGACTGGAGAGCCAGGATGA
- a CDS encoding sugar-binding transcriptional regulator, translated as MSINIRESPNAKRDHIRLLVEVAQAYYEQGRTQEEIARGLSVSRSQVSHYLAEAREMGIVQVRVVDPRERAAGVEGRLKERFPHLKEVRVAPLFGGGVDVIRRVIGRTAAELLREAVLPGHRVCIGCGRTLREMVQALRPGPVENVALVQAMGSIGHEALDIDFSELAREAGKAFGARVYIIHAPAILGGGTAAELVGANSPIAQALKLARSADIYMVGLGSMESDLLYARTGLIPDPEMQILQKMPVVGDICGRFFDLAGQPHPSPFEERVVGIELDDLKRALLAVGVAGGPDKVAPLLGALRGRYISGIVTDEQTAWALLRLDEQTS; from the coding sequence ATGTCAATTAACATTCGTGAATCACCGAACGCAAAGCGCGACCATATCCGATTGCTGGTCGAAGTTGCCCAAGCCTACTACGAGCAGGGACGCACCCAAGAGGAGATTGCCCGGGGCCTGAGCGTTTCCCGATCCCAGGTCTCCCATTATCTTGCCGAAGCACGCGAGATGGGGATCGTCCAGGTCCGGGTGGTGGATCCGCGGGAGCGGGCTGCCGGCGTGGAGGGTCGGCTGAAAGAACGTTTTCCTCATCTCAAAGAAGTGCGGGTGGCACCGCTTTTTGGAGGTGGGGTGGATGTGATCCGCCGGGTGATCGGGCGCACCGCGGCGGAACTTCTGCGCGAAGCAGTGCTGCCAGGGCACCGGGTCTGTATCGGCTGTGGGCGCACTCTGCGCGAGATGGTGCAGGCACTACGTCCCGGCCCTGTGGAAAACGTGGCCTTGGTTCAAGCGATGGGCAGCATCGGCCACGAGGCGCTGGACATTGACTTCAGCGAACTGGCCCGCGAGGCTGGCAAGGCCTTCGGCGCTCGAGTTTACATCATCCATGCTCCGGCTATCTTGGGTGGTGGTACTGCGGCGGAATTGGTGGGTGCCAACTCGCCCATCGCCCAAGCCCTGAAACTGGCCCGTTCTGCCGACATCTATATGGTTGGCCTTGGCTCTATGGAGAGCGACCTCCTCTATGCGCGAACTGGCCTTATCCCGGACCCCGAAATGCAAATCCTGCAGAAAATGCCCGTGGTGGGTGACATCTGTGGCCGCTTCTTTGATCTGGCAGGCCAACCTCATCCGTCACCTTTCGAGGAGCGCGTCGTTGGGATCGAACTGGACGATTTGAAACGGGCGCTTTTGGCCGTCGGGGTTGCTGGCGGACCAGACAAAGTCGCACCGCTTCTCGGAGCACTGCGGGGCCGTTACATCAGCGGGATTGTCACGGATGAGCAAACCGCATGGGCGCTGCTGCGCCTGGACGAACAGACATCCTGA
- a CDS encoding sugar ABC transporter substrate-binding protein has protein sequence MKKLLLVLTLIATVLALGACAPTPTPVPPTPTPVPPPPTPVPPTATPITWKEPTILTDRMGTADDLVVTPEEIAAAKAHLGDSFVGIIPCTMATEYHFTVADAARKALEGYGLKVQLVDPEAKSEKQITAIENFAAAGAKVIVICVLDPKVIESALKEAAAKGIFTVQYAGRESAYNGIGISIEDSDLGYAAGEYAGKLIKEEMGGKAIVAILDYPDLPNVVIRADNIEKALFEQAPEATIVGRYLGGIQEYGLKSMETALQAHPDINVVVSINDAGAYGALQALEAAGKDPQKTIIVGIDAEKMALDLIKQGGMYRGTVDTQPARTGEMVAQGVVKLLAGGTVPRDIKVPVKVITRADLQ, from the coding sequence ATGAAGAAACTGCTTTTGGTACTGACCCTGATTGCCACTGTCTTGGCTCTGGGCGCTTGCGCACCAACACCGACTCCGGTTCCCCCGACACCGACGCCCGTTCCGCCCCCACCGACTCCGGTGCCGCCCACAGCCACACCGATCACCTGGAAAGAGCCAACGATCCTGACCGACCGGATGGGCACCGCCGATGATCTGGTGGTTACTCCGGAGGAGATCGCTGCTGCCAAAGCGCACTTGGGGGATAGTTTCGTCGGCATCATCCCCTGCACTATGGCTACGGAGTATCACTTCACGGTTGCCGACGCGGCCCGCAAGGCGTTGGAGGGGTACGGCCTCAAGGTCCAGCTCGTAGACCCCGAGGCCAAGTCCGAGAAACAAATCACCGCCATCGAGAACTTTGCCGCCGCTGGGGCCAAAGTGATCGTGATCTGCGTCCTCGACCCCAAGGTCATCGAATCTGCCCTCAAGGAGGCCGCCGCCAAGGGCATTTTCACCGTCCAGTATGCTGGGCGCGAGTCGGCCTATAATGGCATCGGCATCTCCATTGAGGACTCTGACCTGGGCTACGCCGCAGGAGAGTACGCCGGGAAACTCATCAAAGAGGAGATGGGGGGCAAAGCCATCGTGGCCATCCTAGATTACCCAGACCTGCCCAACGTGGTTATCCGGGCCGACAACATCGAGAAGGCGCTCTTCGAACAAGCTCCTGAGGCCACGATTGTGGGGCGCTACCTGGGCGGAATCCAGGAGTATGGTCTGAAGTCCATGGAAACCGCTCTGCAGGCGCATCCGGATATCAATGTAGTGGTCAGCATTAACGATGCTGGTGCCTATGGTGCTCTGCAAGCCCTGGAAGCGGCAGGCAAGGATCCACAGAAGACCATCATTGTGGGCATTGACGCGGAGAAGATGGCCTTGGACTTGATCAAGCAAGGCGGGATGTACCGGGGCACGGTAGACACCCAACCGGCTCGGACCGGCGAGATGGTGGCTCAGGGAGTGGTGAAACTGCTGGCCGGTGGTACTGTTCCACGCGACATCAAGGTGCCGGTCAAAGTCATCACCCGGGCTGATTTGCAGTAA
- a CDS encoding ABC transporter permease, protein MNLTRERVLDFLSENGFIVIFLLWCVFLSFTTPAFLTVSNLMIVLRQASIVGIVAIGEALIVLSGSGMDVSLASILGLSGVLVASGMVDRGMSPWVAGCIGLVVGSAVGLFNGLLVTRMRISGIVVTLGMMYGLEGVAFVYTKGQTIFGPAMQALAPLSRGYLGPIPVPVLLLFLFYAVAYYILNYTVFGAHIYAMGNNERASWLAGLNVDRLRLMGYVGAGLLAGFGGVMQAARMGSATGGMGAEFLFPILTAVILGGVSLGGGRGKIERVLIAAVFLTTINNGFILLGVSIYAQKIISGVILILALSLDRLRMVIR, encoded by the coding sequence ATGAACTTAACTCGCGAGCGCGTCTTAGACTTCCTGAGCGAAAACGGCTTCATCGTCATTTTTCTCTTGTGGTGCGTGTTTCTCTCGTTCACTACGCCGGCCTTCCTCACCGTCTCCAACTTGATGATCGTGCTACGGCAAGCCTCCATCGTAGGGATCGTGGCCATCGGCGAGGCCCTCATTGTCTTGTCCGGATCGGGGATGGATGTCTCGCTGGCATCTATCTTAGGGCTATCGGGAGTGTTGGTGGCCAGCGGGATGGTGGATCGGGGTATGTCACCTTGGGTGGCCGGCTGCATCGGGCTGGTTGTGGGAAGCGCGGTGGGCTTATTCAACGGTCTGCTCGTCACCCGTATGCGCATCAGCGGGATTGTGGTGACTTTGGGCATGATGTACGGCCTCGAAGGGGTGGCTTTTGTGTACACCAAGGGGCAGACCATCTTCGGGCCAGCGATGCAGGCGCTGGCACCTCTTTCTCGGGGATATCTGGGGCCGATCCCAGTGCCGGTGCTGCTGCTTTTCTTATTCTATGCGGTAGCCTATTATATTCTCAACTATACTGTCTTCGGTGCCCATATCTATGCGATGGGCAACAACGAGCGGGCGAGTTGGTTGGCGGGTCTCAACGTGGATCGGCTGCGACTTATGGGCTATGTTGGGGCCGGGCTTCTGGCCGGTTTCGGCGGGGTAATGCAGGCTGCTCGTATGGGTTCGGCCACCGGTGGTATGGGAGCCGAGTTCCTCTTCCCCATTTTAACCGCCGTCATCCTGGGGGGCGTGAGTCTGGGCGGCGGCCGGGGAAAGATCGAACGCGTCCTCATCGCTGCGGTGTTCCTTACCACGATCAACAACGGATTCATCCTTTTGGGCGTCTCTATCTACGCCCAAAAGATTATCTCTGGCGTGATCCTGATCCTTGCACTTTCTCTAGATCGGTTGCGGATGGTGATCCGATGA
- a CDS encoding sugar ABC transporter ATP-binding protein — protein sequence MSTKLEFQEISRAFPGVQALDRVSFAIEAGQVHALVGENGAGKSTLIKIVSGALPADAGEMFLDGRPYRPQSPKDAFAAGISTIHQELNWLPGRNAMFNILIGREPASVGGRLDFDEMRRRSQDILRTLHAETIPLDTPAENLKAGEKQILEIARALLRDSTLLVMDEPTAALNREEQEALFKVIETLKAQGLTVLYVTHRLEEVFRLADRVTVLRDGRCVRTVNIAEITRDGLISDMIGRQWTGVFPPRNADLGPVLMEVRRLSAKSIFRNVSFTLRAGEVLGITGLAGSGKEELGRALFGAYPVDAGEILVKGEVFSPSPAEAVRHGVAYIPDDRKVEGIILPLSVSRNISLPVLERLSTWTGHIRQRQEVELAQTWVDRLEIKTPSLQQICQNLSGGNQQKVALAKWLASEARVLIFAEPTQGIDVGVKFELYRLVAELSRQGAGIILISSELPEILGLSRTVLVMRDGEVVACLAGEKTDGETILRYALGQEVQTA from the coding sequence ATGAGCACCAAACTGGAATTCCAGGAGATCAGCCGAGCCTTTCCTGGAGTACAGGCATTGGATCGCGTTTCCTTTGCCATCGAGGCCGGCCAGGTTCACGCCTTGGTTGGTGAAAACGGTGCTGGGAAGTCCACCCTGATCAAAATCGTTTCTGGTGCGCTGCCGGCCGACGCTGGGGAAATGTTCCTGGACGGTCGGCCTTACCGGCCCCAGAGCCCGAAGGACGCTTTTGCTGCCGGCATCTCCACCATCCACCAGGAATTGAATTGGCTTCCAGGGCGCAATGCAATGTTCAATATTTTGATTGGCAGAGAGCCGGCTTCGGTTGGCGGACGGCTGGATTTCGACGAGATGCGTCGCCGTTCGCAGGACATTCTTCGCACTCTGCACGCGGAGACCATTCCCCTTGATACCCCGGCAGAAAACCTCAAGGCCGGTGAAAAACAGATTCTGGAGATTGCCCGCGCTCTCCTGCGCGATAGTACGCTCCTGGTGATGGACGAACCCACTGCTGCCTTGAACCGTGAAGAGCAAGAGGCCCTCTTCAAGGTCATTGAGACTCTCAAGGCACAGGGTTTGACGGTCCTCTACGTCACGCATCGCTTGGAGGAAGTATTTCGCCTAGCCGACCGAGTGACGGTGTTGCGGGATGGCCGATGCGTTCGCACGGTGAACATCGCTGAGATCACTCGTGACGGCCTCATCAGCGATATGATCGGGCGGCAATGGACGGGCGTATTCCCACCTCGCAATGCCGATCTGGGCCCGGTTCTGATGGAGGTGCGCCGGCTGAGCGCCAAGAGCATCTTCCGCAACGTCTCCTTCACGCTGCGAGCTGGTGAGGTGTTGGGTATCACTGGGTTGGCTGGGTCCGGGAAGGAGGAACTGGGGCGCGCGCTCTTCGGGGCCTATCCAGTGGATGCGGGTGAAATCCTGGTAAAAGGGGAGGTGTTCAGCCCTTCGCCAGCAGAGGCCGTTCGTCATGGCGTTGCTTATATCCCGGACGACCGCAAGGTGGAGGGTATTATCTTGCCGCTCTCGGTCAGCCGGAACATTTCCTTGCCCGTCTTGGAGCGACTGTCCACGTGGACGGGACACATCCGTCAGCGGCAGGAGGTAGAGTTAGCCCAGACCTGGGTGGATCGGCTGGAGATCAAGACCCCCAGCCTGCAGCAGATCTGCCAAAACTTGAGCGGTGGCAATCAGCAAAAGGTGGCTCTCGCGAAATGGCTGGCTTCCGAAGCCCGGGTCCTGATCTTCGCTGAGCCAACCCAAGGCATTGATGTGGGGGTCAAATTCGAGTTATACCGGCTCGTCGCGGAACTATCCAGGCAGGGCGCGGGGATCATCTTGATCTCATCCGAATTGCCGGAAATCCTGGGTCTGAGCCGCACAGTTTTGGTGATGCGGGATGGTGAGGTTGTCGCTTGTCTCGCAGGAGAGAAAACTGATGGCGAGACCATCCTGCGCTATGCCCTGGGGCAGGAAGTCCAGACAGCATAG
- a CDS encoding SIS domain-containing protein, whose amino-acid sequence MKEKREKETMEPRKEWDWLDERGERAIEGTGELPVMYIALGSEPKTSHPFNLYHDIMSIPKALRDTLNAIPDSVATVADEILRRKLTRVIGVGMGTSQFVALGGAAALWNFAGWDADQADSGEFLTSLRNWDLPHAAFLVFSGSGRTVDSNRAAEKARAGGAYTVAVTSVPHSPLTRITDAAIVCQGGFDTGGSDTFHYATRLAAAILLAIELGERTDPKRCDFAALREQLYSIPDWLEGHIQELDGRCRSIARQYKDARSILTVGGGPNLATAEEAALKFDEMAHIPSKAMCPDRHIHGALGLTDERIVTLIIAPPGPSYPWLRQVAQATVGLKSPSIGFVTEDDNDIAPLMDYVVRLPAVDEAIFTVPATLPAQLLPYYCAVEQGNINPDCQRSNIPKYARVWMQLFPPGTH is encoded by the coding sequence ATGAAAGAAAAGCGCGAAAAGGAAACGATGGAACCTCGCAAGGAGTGGGATTGGCTGGACGAGCGCGGTGAGCGAGCCATTGAGGGCACTGGCGAACTCCCTGTGATGTACATCGCCCTGGGCTCTGAGCCCAAAACATCCCATCCTTTCAACCTATACCATGACATTATGAGCATTCCCAAGGCGTTGCGGGACACCCTCAACGCCATTCCGGACTCGGTAGCCACTGTGGCCGACGAGATCTTGCGGCGCAAACTGACCCGGGTTATTGGCGTTGGCATGGGGACCTCGCAATTCGTGGCTTTGGGCGGGGCGGCGGCTCTTTGGAATTTCGCGGGCTGGGACGCCGACCAAGCAGATTCCGGAGAATTCTTGACCAGCCTTCGCAACTGGGATTTGCCCCATGCCGCCTTTTTGGTCTTTTCGGGAAGCGGGCGGACGGTGGACTCCAATCGCGCGGCCGAAAAGGCCCGTGCAGGTGGCGCTTACACCGTGGCGGTAACCTCTGTCCCACATAGCCCCCTCACTCGTATCACGGATGCCGCGATCGTCTGCCAGGGCGGTTTCGATACCGGTGGGTCCGATACCTTCCACTACGCAACCCGGTTGGCCGCGGCCATCCTATTGGCCATTGAATTGGGGGAGCGGACTGACCCCAAGCGATGCGACTTCGCGGCGCTGCGAGAGCAACTATATAGCATCCCTGACTGGCTGGAGGGGCACATCCAGGAGTTGGATGGCCGTTGCCGCAGCATCGCCCGCCAGTACAAGGATGCGCGCAGCATCCTGACGGTGGGCGGGGGCCCGAACCTGGCCACTGCCGAAGAGGCTGCTCTGAAATTTGACGAGATGGCCCATATCCCGAGCAAGGCGATGTGTCCCGATCGTCACATTCATGGGGCCCTGGGCCTGACCGATGAGCGTATCGTCACCCTTATCATTGCCCCGCCGGGACCTTCCTATCCGTGGTTGCGCCAGGTGGCCCAGGCTACAGTGGGGTTGAAGAGCCCCTCTATCGGCTTTGTAACCGAGGACGACAATGACATCGCACCGCTGATGGATTATGTGGTGCGGTTGCCTGCGGTGGATGAGGCCATCTTCACCGTGCCGGCCACTCTGCCCGCCCAACTTCTGCCCTATTATTGTGCGGTGGAGCAGGGGAACATCAACCCTGATTGCCAGCGCTCCAACATCCCCAAGTACGCGCGGGTCTGGATGCAACTTTTCCCGCCGGGCACGCATTAG
- a CDS encoding sugar kinase codes for MEKTLDVVAVGTLNVDLIIIGEAPRDIEALTQWVSPATVELTAAGSVGYCVVDLARLGLRVSLLSSVADDIFGEWILRQLQAEGVGTQAITVEKDARSGIGIYMLLFGSRKRPLTGRLATHAPWPAELSPMQEEHLRTARLLHCGGYLHYPQRWGEPTEKLYRKAKEYGLITSVDTQFPLVPVDGTWMHLLEGLLPYVDIVFCDESEAQAITGISSLEEAAGRIGVAGPGLVVIKKGAEGALLVTKEQVVHQPAFPMEEVTDSIGAGDAFDAGVLYSVLAGWDIQRTARFAAATAALTLKGVGGTQTAPTLAEVEAFLAARGH; via the coding sequence ATGGAAAAGACGTTAGATGTTGTGGCGGTGGGCACTCTCAACGTGGATCTCATCATTATCGGTGAGGCTCCTAGGGATATCGAAGCCCTGACCCAGTGGGTGAGCCCTGCTACCGTGGAACTGACTGCGGCTGGCTCGGTGGGCTACTGTGTCGTGGATCTGGCACGACTGGGGTTGCGAGTGAGCCTGCTCTCCTCGGTGGCCGACGACATCTTCGGCGAATGGATCCTCCGCCAACTCCAGGCTGAGGGGGTGGGTACCCAGGCTATCACCGTGGAGAAAGACGCTCGTTCGGGCATTGGCATCTATATGCTCCTGTTCGGGAGCCGCAAACGGCCGTTGACAGGGCGCCTGGCGACCCATGCCCCTTGGCCTGCCGAACTCTCGCCGATGCAGGAAGAACACCTGCGCACGGCCAGGTTGTTGCATTGCGGCGGATACTTGCACTATCCTCAACGCTGGGGCGAGCCAACCGAGAAGTTATATCGAAAGGCGAAGGAATACGGTCTGATCACTTCTGTGGACACTCAGTTCCCCCTGGTGCCAGTGGACGGAACCTGGATGCACCTTCTGGAGGGCTTGCTGCCCTATGTGGACATCGTTTTCTGTGATGAATCGGAGGCACAGGCCATCACCGGGATTTCATCCCTGGAGGAAGCAGCCGGGAGAATTGGCGTGGCTGGCCCTGGCCTGGTGGTGATCAAGAAAGGGGCAGAGGGAGCGCTGCTGGTGACGAAGGAGCAGGTCGTGCATCAGCCAGCCTTCCCTATGGAGGAGGTTACGGATTCCATTGGTGCAGGCGATGCCTTCGACGCCGGGGTACTGTACAGCGTCCTGGCCGGCTGGGACATCCAGCGCACGGCGCGGTTCGCCGCGGCCACGGCCGCGCTCACCCTCAAGGGGGTGGGCGGCACCCAAACTGCACCTACTCTGGCGGAGGTGGAGGCGTTTCTGGCCGCGCGGGGCCATTGA